A segment of the Paramisgurnus dabryanus chromosome 5, PD_genome_1.1, whole genome shotgun sequence genome:
atCTATGCTTTACCTGGTAGTTCATACTGCTTATCAAAattttgcagcatttctttaaatgctgtttttccactgtattaaATGGCTTAGCAAAGTATTGCATTACGCTGTCAGTCAAGGAGCGCCATTATATACTGTCTtgtttatacaggcgctgcagctcccccttgtgttttttagagagctatgaaatcattgtggtgatctgaaatcatcgccATATGGCAGTGTTCTTTACTCCCAATCCCGGAGAGCCggtgccctgcagagtttacctccaaccttaatcaaacacacctacctgtgattttctagtgttcatgaagacattgataagcttgctcaggtgtgtttgattagattggtgctaaactctgcagggctcTCCAGGTttgggagtgaagaacactgCCATGTGGGCAAACAATCgcgatgagacgattatttaataattgtgaCCGCCCTATCTACATTATCATGTAGTATTATTATCAATGCTGGTCCCGAGTGTTGAGAACAGAGGGACAGATAAAGTTAAAAATAGAGAAAGTGATATAAGGATGACCTGTCTTGACCCTGACCTCTTTAATAAGACCCAATAGTGTATTTCACTGGTGTcagtgtgtgtctgtctgtaccGCTATAGGAGGAAACGCAATGACGCAACTGCACTGGCCTGTGTGTGCACAATGCCTGTTGTTGTCATTAAAACAAAAGCCATTATGACTCTCACAAGTGATTCTTTTACTGACCACAAAACCTcaaacactcacacacacaagGCCCTCTCTCACCCTGATACGAGGCTActcgagaaagagagagagagaaagagggcaAGAAGAGAGGGAGGGAGTGGAACAGCTTAAGCGATGCGTTTTTTCCTCCTTGAGGTGAACAGTGAAGTTTATCTGAAGAAATTACAACCCTGACGTTAGTTATCGCAGCAACAGTGAAGAGAGACCTGAATAGCGAGTGGACCAGCATCTGTGCAACTCTCTTGGCGTGGGTTCAGCTCAGTGGCGCCGATGTTTCCAGTGAAACAGCCGTGGTTGTGTAAAGCGCTAGGTGACCTGAGACCAACCTACTAAATGCTTTTGCTCTTCATCTGATCATCTCCACACCGCTGCCCATCACTCACATGCTGGGAACGCTGGGAACCCTGTGGCATTTGGAGCTTATggtttcttttttaatttgcttattattttttattatttactgaTGTAGTTGTTTTGGTTGTTAACTGTTAAAATGTCATATAACATGTTGTTTTtgatttgtgttgttttttgtgcATGTGCTTGATGGTACATTTTAGGCCACTAACCCTACCAATCACATTTAATGTATTCATAGCTGTATGGTTTTATGTATGTGCTACCTGTACTGATGATGTATGACTAAACGTAACTACTACCGTCAGATATAGAGGTGAGCGTgtgtataaatgtgtgtgtgcattgtgTGTGCGACATGCgcagtgtgtgtgtttatatattacTCACCCACAGGTTGCTATGACTGCTGCATCCGCTGCCTGGGCGCCGTGCCCTACGCCAGCCTCCTGGCCACCCTGCTCTGCTATATTGGAGTGGCTCTCTTCTGTGGTGGAGGGCACGAGGCGCTCTCTGGCACCCGTACATTGGTAGAGATCCACTTTGCAAGGGAGCTCCAGGATTACACAGTGCTGGCTGATTTGTGAGTGATTGTCTTTATGTCTATCTATATTAAATCTGATTGTATATCTATTGTTTATTAACGTTTCGGTCTTCTGTATTGTTTcagtataaaatattttcaatatGTGATCTACGGTCTGGCCTCATTCTTTTTCCTGTATGGATTGTTGCTGTTGGCTGAAGGTTTCTACACCACAAGTGCAGTAAAACAAACTTTTGGAGAGTTTAGAAGCACCCGTTTTGGCCGCTGTCTCAGCCTGACAGTAAGCTGGCACTTTGTCTTAATCACAATGCTGTTCGACTCAATGCGGCACCGCAACCGACAAGTGGATGACTTTCAAGTACCGCGAGggcgattcgagaaatcacaAGGAGAAGTTAAATTTCCGActagctctcgcggtacttttacGTCATCTGCCAGTCAGTTCTTGCGGCGGcgtatgaagtcgaacacaacTAGCTTTCGTTGTTGCTATTATTAGTATCATATTTGTTACAAAGATCTGATTTGCTGACTTGTCTTTTACAGTTTATAATCCTGACATGCGTGCTTGCCGTGATCTGGTTGGTTGTTTTTGGTTTTACGGCCATTCCTGTGTTCTTCTTCTTTAACACGGCGAGTTCCTGTCACAAGATCAACATTCTGGCTGAAACCACCGTCTTTCAGCATGGAAGGGTCTGCATGGATCCACGAATGTACGGTAAGTCGTAAGATAAACAGTCTTTACTtaaagtatacttaaatgttttcTCAGTTTGACACAccacaaaaaaatgtgttgttaaCCACCAAGCCAAATTTAAACGacgaaaaaacaaaataaaggttATCAAAATCTTAAAAGACCCACTTAAACCATCGTTACTAGCGGAAATGCTACCGTCTCTCTTAATTTTCAAACAccgctacaacctgaatggatgctccgattgtgttaggggcggggcaaTGCTCGATGGCTGCAGTACGTCACCGGGCCACCGTTACCCCTGCCCAAATActaacacagaaatgtggaaaaacagtTTATCCATCTAATTTCTCAATTTAATACTACATAGTTTAGCATATTTTGTAACGCCAGCAATTAAATTactaacattttataataaacaatttgaTTTGACTTTACACGGACTGTAAATTACCGTCTAAATGTTTAGGGAGACTCGACTGTAATGTTTTGATAAtcttaaaaaccttttgatattaaataaaaaaaattatgattttgaAATGGATGACTTGGATTTGAAGAAAAAGCTGCCAATAAGAGCACAGAATAGATGAAAATTCCTTCAATACTGTCCTGGTGGGATACTTCAAAAATTAATATACAGTTAATAAAATgccaaaagtacatttttacaaattctATGCAAAGAGTGGATACATAGTTGTGATTTATTTCGAATATTTTTGGTCACATCATAGTTCCCATTATTACAGTTGTGTTATTTCCTAGATTTGATAAGTTTTATTATTGGTTTAAGTTTGATTATTCTAAAACGTGAGTGTGCATGGGTAATGGTGTCCTGTTTGGTCTGTTTTGTGTAGGGTTCCTTCCCTTGAGTGCTTCGCCAGGGACCGTTTGTGGAACTACACTAGCTAACATTTGCAAAACACAAGAGGTtagacacacacgcacacgcacacacatactgtatttgCATACTCACAGACCCTTTTGCTTATATATCTGTTCATCTTTTTCAGTTCTATATGACCTACGACCTTTACATCGTTGCATTTGTTGGAGCTGGAATCACTCTTCTTGCTTTGGTCAgtgatattttattatttaccaGTGACCTTTAACCCATGAACCAAGCGTTGTCATTCAGTTAGAACTTTGATGACTTGTGAGGAGCACAAACATTAGTCAAAAAGATTGAGGAGACACAAAGTGGTCTTCTTTAGTGGTCAGCTCAGAGGTCAGGAGGAGATAAATCCTTCATCActataaaaacatttgtgatATGTGCTATTTGTGGATCCATAAATTTTTACTTAACTTTCCTGAATATTTCATTTCTCTGGCACTTCACTGGAGTGGATTCTGTAGACATGTGATTTAAATATTAgtgatttaaataaacatttatatatacacataaatataataaatgttaAGTATGAAGTGTACTGTAGCCCCAAGCACTATTTAGATACTAAAgcactttaaaatgtaatttcatcCAAAGACAAATGACAGGCATCAGTACTACACTTCCTATTTTGTTTATAGTTGTAACCAGCTTgtccaaatgtaatttttagCAAATGTATGAAGTCAgttaccttaaagggatagttcaccaaagaTTTTTATCAcatacaaacctgtataaatttgtataaaaatgttttttaaagcaacactatgtagtttttttacctttaaataatgtctctaaaattatttcatggaTAGAACAaattttaactggacaaattgtactgttgctgaaacctgagcaacctcctagctgctacaagcacactctgaaagtggcggtggagggtagagcacacagccccgcccctcccgctgcctgcagaagagtgtctgataccaggcactgttgcgcttttcaaccacatgggggagctgtaagtcatttttacatggaaactacatagagTTGCTTTAAACAAAGCAGATCAGaggcaccactgacttccatagtatgacAAATAATActagtggatggtgcccctTTGTTTGGTTccaaacattatttaaaatatcttctttcagcagaacaaagtaatttaaacaggtttgatacaacttaagggtgagtaaatgatgacagaattaaaaaaatttaagggtAAACCATCCCTTCAGGTTTACTCAGATGTCCTAGCAGGTGTCAAAGAAAGTCAAGTCAGTTTCATATATAGTCTACTCAAGACAGGACAATTTATGAACTACCCTCAACCCTGAGCAAGGACCATAACTGTTCTGATAGTAAAAATCCACTATAAACTGCTACGGACAataaactatattttatatagccaataatgtaatGAAATAATACATGCCTTGTATGATGTTTACTGCAGAGTATCAAAGCTGCTACAATTACCCCTTAGTAAAACTGTTTTTGGACATACAATATTGATCCCACATACCGATTCACTGATCAAACATATGTGTTGTACCTTTCTCTTTGCTTGCTCTAGTTCCTCTACGTGGTTGCCACCACCTACAACTACGCCGTTCTAAGGTTTCTTGGAAGGAAGGGGATCCGTTGCTAGGTTTACTGTTGCTAGACCCTCTTTCCTGGTGCCTTTTCAAGCGACTCCATTTGTATCGTCGTGGTGGCTTGTGAGGAAACCCAAAAGAGCTCCATGATACCCCTGCAGAGTTCTATCATACAGAGCAAACATACACCCCACTGGTATTTTGGGGGGGCAAGAAGAACAAGCTACACAGCAAAAATAGAATGAACTACAAAAATAACAATTCATTTATGCGCTATGGTTAACACCACAAACTACTGTACTGTAGATCTCTGGAGGAGTGGAATCTAGCTTCTGTGTTTCAATAACTTTCTTTGGAACTGTTCACACAAAAAGCATTCTTACGTTTAAATACAACTAAAAGCCTTCGTTTacgcaaaaaataaatatttgctgttaatttactcaccctcaggcCATTCAAGATGTAGGTGACATTTTTCCTTGAATAGAACAATAAAGTTTTTTAGCTGAAACTGTGGCATCTCACAAAAGGTCAAAAATGGGCATTTGGtagatgctttaatccaaaactacatttatcagtatgtttgttcctaggattgaacccatgacctttgcaatgCTCACTTTATGCTCGaccaattgagctacatgaATGCAAAAATGAATTACTGTAATACCAGAGGCTCCTGACAATATGTGGCGGGCgaaacattatttaaaacattGTAACGTGTAATCCATTACCAAACGGTAAAAAAATCATCTATATcttggatggcttgagggtgagaaAAATTGCAACAAATGtaaatttttgagtgaactgtccctttaacaagaAACAAAAAGAAGCTCATTTTAAACTTTACACGGCATCATATAAAAAAGGAGGCACTTAAATCACGAGACATGAGAATGCGCTCAGTGTGAATGGCCATTTAGACTTTCTCATGGCCACATGTTCGTTTTAATGATTGTAATCGTTTAGCTTTATGATCATATTAATGCCTTGCAGTTTTATCAGGAATTTAGTTCCCCTTCCCTCTTTCTTACTATCCTTCTTTTAGCTATTAAAGAGATGGAAATGAGAAAAGAGACTTTTAGTGTGACATTGGACTGATGAGAAGTGGCTTTATGTTctgaaacacacatacacatacaacaCTGTTGCTATGTCAGTCTGGCATCAGTATTTTAGAGTATCTGATGTTTGTGTAATATCAAACCTTGTCCAGTAAATGCGCGTGTgtgattttatttgtgtttgtatgGTATGTGAGTGTgtggttgtttattttataaccAACTGGCAATAAACTGAACCCGATCAATGATGGTGCTCGATCAAAGGAAACTAATCCTATTTTTATTGTTCCGGCTGATTTTAGGACACTAAAAATGATTTGAAGATGTTAATCTAATGGAGAAAGTTAAATGGTTATTAAATAATTCTAACTGAATTGAGTTGACATAAAATTGTGTGTTGGCTTCAGTAAAACTCAGTAATAAAGATTAGTTTTCTTTAATGAAAGCTGAATTTATGTTGTCACTTCATTTCACACATACAAAGTtcacatttatgaagaaaattCATGTTAAccaataaaaacacattataaaaGTATGAATTTTGAAATTGTTTATATAGGCGAAAGATACTTTATAATTTTAGAGAGAAATTTACATAAGTATAGTCACTATGTAAGCCAGGCTTACtgtatttaaacacacacaacgTTCTATTCAGAAGGGCTCATCCCTATGTCCTAAGCCCTTTGAAGGGTTTACACCCCAGCGTGAGTGCTTGAAAGTGATGAAAAAGTCTTTTTGAAACACACTTCATTCAGCTTAAAGAGAAATATCTCGTTTTGAACGTACCCACGTACCTCATAAATATCTGTAGAATATTGTATTCAAGCTAAACATTTAtcagtttgtgtatttttgggattgaacccatgacctatGCTCTATCAATTCAGTATGCAAGCTATGCTGACTGtctataaacacacacaatcaTAAATATCTATAGAATACTATACTGTATTCATGCTATGCCCATGTCAACAGTTTCAATCTGATGAGTAAAGggattattttaaatgatttttatagTCCTGTTTTGTCAAACCCGGAGGCTTCTTCTAAGATGTGCTTGGTTGTAATGTTGAGGTGTAATAGTTTGGTTCCCATGTTACTAATTTATCTGTGAAGTGGACTTCATCAAAACATCTCTCGCAGAGGACATTCCCATTGTGGTAGAACAAAGGTGACAAAAGATCACCCAGAAGCTTTTTGCATCCCcgacactgtaaaacaaacacacatcatTACTGATCACACTGCAGCATGTTATATATGTGGAAACAGACATGCAGAAGAAACTGAAACTCTGAACCTTAAAACACGGCGTATGGCAGCACATGGGAGGATCGTCCACAAGGATTTTCTCATTTTCAGTTATAGGGTGCTTGCAGACAGTACACATAGTTTTCTCTTCAGGTGTGACTTTAGATGTCTCCAGTGGTTTCTCTGCAGGTGTGACTTTAGATGTCTCCAGTGGTTTCTCTACAGGTGTGACTTTAGGTGTCTCCAGTGGTTTCTCTACAGGTGTGACTTTAGATGTCTCCAGTGGTTTCTCTGCAGGTGTGACTTTAGGTGTCTCCAGTGGTTTCTCTGCAGGTGTGACTTTAGATGTCTCCACTGGTTTCTCTGCAGGTGTGACTTTAGGTGTCTCCAGTGGTTTCTCTACAGGTGTGACTTTAGATGTCTCCACTGGTTTCTCTACAGGTGTGATTTTAGGTGTCTCCAGTGGTTTTTCTGCAGGTGTGACTTTAGGTGTCTCCAGTGGTTTCTCCACAGGTGTGACTTTAGGGGTCTCCACTGGTTTTTCTACAGGTGTTACTTTAGGTGTCTCCACTGCTTTCTCTACAGGTGTGACTTTAGGTGTCTCTAGTGGTTTCTCTACAGGTGTGATTTTAGGTGTCTCCACTGCTTTCTCTACAGGTGTTACTTTAGGTGTCTCCACTGCTTTCTCTAAAAGTGAGACTTTAGGTGTCTCCACTGATTTCTCGACAGGTGTGACTTTAGGGGTCTCCACTGGTTTTTCTAAAGGTGTTACTTTAGGTGTCTCCACTGCTTTCTCTACAGGTGTGACTTTAGGTGTCTCTAGTGGTTTCTCTACAGGTGTGATTTTAGGTGTCTCCACTGGTTTCTCTACAGGTGTGATTTTAGGTGTCTCCAGTGGTTTTTCTGCAGGTGTGACTTTAGGTGTCTCCAGTGGTTTCTCTACAGGCGTGACTTTAGGTGTCTCCAGTGGTTTCTCTGCAGGTGTGACTTTAGGTGTCTCCAGTGGTTTCTCTACAGGCGTGACTTTAGGTGTCTCCAGTGGTTTCTCTACAGGTGTGACTTTAGATGTCTCCACTGGTTTCTCTACAGGTGTGATTTTAGGTGTCTCCAGTGGTTTTTCTGCAGGTGTGACTTTAGGTGTCTCCAGTGGTTTCTCCACAGGTGTGACTTTAGGGGTCTCCACTGGTTTTTCTACAGGTGTTACTTTAGGTGTCTCCACTGCTTTCTCTACAGGTGTGACTTTAGGTGTCTCTAGTGGTTTCTCTACAGGTGTGATTTTAGGTGTCTCCACTGCTTTCTCTACAGGTGTTACTTTAGGTGTCTCCACTGCTTTCTCTAAAAGTGAGACTTTAGGTGTCTCCACTGATTTCTCGACAGGTGTGACTTTAGGGGTCTCCACTGGTTTTTCTAAAGGTGTTACTTTAGGTGTCTCCACTGCTTTCTCTACAGGTGTGACTTTAGGTGTCTCTAGTGGTTTCTCTACAGGTGTGATTTTAGGTGTCTCCACTGGTTTCTCTACAGGTGTGATTTTAGGTGTCTCCAGTGGTTTTTCTGCAGGTGTGACTTTAGGTGTCTCCAGTGGTTTCTCTACAGGCGTGACTTTAGGTGTCTCCAGTGGTTTCTCTGCAGGTGTGACTTTAGGTGTCTCCACTGCTTTCTCTAAAAGTGAGACTTTAGGTGTCTCCACTGATTTCTCGACAGGTGTGACTTTAGGGGTCTCCACTGGTTTTTCTAAAGGTGTTACTTTAGGTGTCTCCACTGCTTTCTCTACAGGTGTGACTTTAGGTGTCTCTAGTGGTTTCTCTACAGGTGTGATTTTAGGTGTCTCCACTGGTTTCTCTACAGGTGTGATTTTAGGTGTCTCCAGTGGTTTTTCTGCAGGTGTGACTTTAGGTGTCTCCAGTGGTTTCTCCACAGGTGTGACTTTAAGTGTCTCCACTGCTTTCTCTACAAGTGTGACTTTAGGTGTCTCCAGTGGTTTCTCTACAGGTGTAACTTTAAGTGTCTCCCATGGTTTCTCTACAGGTGTTACTTTAGGTGTCTCCACTGGTTTCTCAACAGGTGCATCCACTTGTACTTCCACTACTTTCTCTACAGGCGTGACTTTAGGTGTCTCCACTGGTTTCTGTACAGGTGTGAATTTAACTGTCTCCACTGGTTTCTGTACAGGTGTAACTGTAGGTGTCTCCACTGATTTCTCTGCAGGTATGACTTTAGGTGTCTCCAGTGGTTTTTCTGCAGGTGTGACTTTAGGTGTCTCCACTGCTTTCTCTACAGGTGTGACTTTAGGTGTCTCTAGTGGTTTCTCTACAGGTGTGACTTTAGATGTCTCCACTGGTTTCTCTACAGGTGTAACTGTAGGTGTCTCCACTGATTTCTCTGCAGGTGTGACTTTAGGTGTCTCCAGTGGTCTCTCTACAGGTGTGACTTTAGTTGTCTCCAGAGGTTTCTCTTCAGGTGTGACATTAGGTGTCTCCAGTGGTTTTTCCACAGGTGTGACTTTAGGTGTCTCTAGTGGTTTCTCGACAGGTGTGAATTTAGGGGTCTCCACTGGTTTTTCTACAGGTGTGAATTTAGGGGTCTCCACTGGTTTTTCTACAGGTGTGACTTTAGATGTCTCCAGTGGTTTTTCTACAGGTGTGACTTTAGATGTCTCTAGTGGTTTCTCCACAGGTGTGATTTTAGGTGTCTCCACTGGTTTCTCTACAGGTGTGATTTTAGGTGTCTCCAGTGGTTTCTCCACAGGTGTGACTTTAAGTGTCTCCACTGCTTTCTCTACAAGTGTGACTTTAGGTGTCTCCACTGGTTTCTCTGCAGGTGTGACTTTAGGTGTCTCCACTGCTTTCTTTTCAGGTGTGACTTTAGGTGTCTCCACTGCTTTCTCTACAGGTGTTACTTTAGGTGTCTCCACTGCTTTCTCTACAGGTGTTACTTTAGGTGTCTCCACTGGTTTCTCTATAGGTGTAACTGTAGGTGTCTCCACTGGTTTCTCTGCAGGTGTGACTTTAGGTGTCTCCACTGCTTTCTCTACAGGTGTTACTTTAGGTGTCTCCACTGCTTTCTCTACAGGTGTTACTTTAGGTGTCTCCACTGGTTTCTCTATAGGTGTAACTGTAGGTGTCTCCACTGGTTTCTCTGCAGGTGTGACTTTAGGTGTCTCCACTGGTTTCTCTGCAGGTGTGACTTTAGGTGTCTCCAATGCTTTCTCTTCATGTGTGACTTTAGGTGTCTCCACTGCTTTCTCTACAGGTGTGACTTTAGGTGTCTCCACTGCTTTCTCTACAGGTGTGACTCTAGGTGTCTCCACTGCTTTCTCTACAGGTGTGACTCTAGGTGTCTCCACTGCTTTCTCTACAGGTGTGACTCTAGGTGTCTCCACTGCTTTCACTACACGTGTGATTTTAGGTGCCTCCACTGGTTTCTCTACAGGTGTGATTTTAGGTGTCTTCACTGGTTTCTCAACAGGTGCATCCACTTGTACTTCCACTACTTTCTCTACAGGTGTAACTTTAAGTGTCTCCCATGGTTTCTCTACAGGTGTTACTTTAGGTGTCTCCACTGGTTTCTCAACAGGTGCGTCCACTTGTACTTCCACTACTTTCTGTGCAGGTGTTACTTTAAGTGTCTCCCGTGGTTTCTCTACAGGTGTTACTTTAGGTGTCTCCACTGGTTTCTCAACAGGTGCGTCCACTTGTACTTCCACTACTTTCTGTGCAGGTGTTACTTTAGGTGTCTCCACTGCTTTCTCTACAGGTGTGACTTTAGGTGTCTCCCATGGTTTTTCTACAGGTGTTACTTTAGGTGTCTCCACTGGTTTCTCAACAGGTGCATCCACTTGTACTTCCACTACTTTTTGTACAGGTGTTACTTTAAGTGTCTCCACTGGTTTCTGTACAGGTGTGAATTTAACTGTCTCCACTGGTTTCTGTACAGGTGTAACTGTAGGTGTCTCCAGTGCTTTCTCTACAGGTGTTACTTTAGGTGTCTCCAGTGGTTTCTCTACAGGTGTAACTGTAGGTGTCTCCACTGGTTTCTCTACACGTGTGACTTTAGATGTCTTCAGTGTTTCCTCCACAGGTGTGAGTTTAGATGTCTCCGCTGGTTTCTCTACAGGTGTGACTTTAGGTGTCTCCAGCGGTTTCTCTACATGTGTGACTTTAGGTGTCTCCACTGCTTTCTCTACATGTGTGACTTTAGGTGTTTCCACTGCTTTCTCTACGGGTGTGACTTTATGTGTATCCACTGGTTTCTCTACAGGGGTGACTTTAGGTCTCTCCACTACTTTCTCTACAGGAGTGACTTTAGGTGTCTCCACTGCTTTCTCTACAGGTGTGACATTAGGTGTCTCCACTACTTTCTCTACAGGAGTGACTTTAGGTGTCTCCACTGGTTTCTCTACAGGTGTGACTTTAGGTGTCTCCACTGCTTTCTCTACAGACGTGACTTTAGGTGTCTCCAGTGGTTTCTCTACAGGTGTGACTTTAGATGTCTTCAGTGTTTCCTCCACAAGTGTGACTTTAGGTGTCTCCACTGCTTTATTTACAGGTGTGAACCCAGATTTCTCTGCAGGTGTGACTTTAGTATCATATACAGAATCCTTTGGATGTTGACTAAAACACATGGAGAGCAATGAAATCTATATCCTTGTCCACCATAGATTGCAAGTTAATAATAATGGATGAAGCAGTAAAAATGGATAGCAAGTTTTGTCATGGATTGTGTTATACAGAGAAATGTACCAAACCTTTTGCCATGGTAACTCCTGACAGATGTATTTTCTGCCGGGTTTAAAGTTCTATGGGAGAACATAGCGGATGTTATTGAATGGAAGAATGTATCATCTAAAAGCAAAGAACAAAGGTATGAAATCccaaaaaagtgaaaaaagctCTCACTCAAACTTCTTCATAGCTGACTTAACAAAGCCTTTATGTTGTGGGGATGACTTAAGGTAAGTGTAGGTGGGGCTCTGGATAGATGGTATAGTGGGTGGAGTGATAGCCACTTTCCGTAGAACCAGCGCCGGTTTACTTTATAGTTAAAGAGCAAACAAAGAAGAAAATAAGAAACAACAAATTACTGAGAGACAATGTAC
Coding sequences within it:
- the plp1b gene encoding proteolipid protein 1b isoform X1; the protein is MFPVKQPWLCKALGCYDCCIRCLGAVPYASLLATLLCYIGVALFCGGGHEALSGTRTLVEIHFARELQDYTVLADFIKYFQYVIYGLASFFFLYGLLLLAEGFYTTSAVKQTFGEFRSTRFGRCLSLTFIILTCVLAVIWLVVFGFTAIPVFFFFNTASSCHKINILAETTVFQHGRVCMDPRMYGFLPLSASPGTVCGTTLANICKTQEFYMTYDLYIVAFVGAGITLLALFLYVVATTYNYAVLRFLGRKGIRC
- the plp1b gene encoding proteolipid protein 1b isoform X2, with the translated sequence MGCYDCCIRCLGAVPYASLLATLLCYIGVALFCGGGHEALSGTRTLVEIHFARELQDYTVLADFIKYFQYVIYGLASFFFLYGLLLLAEGFYTTSAVKQTFGEFRSTRFGRCLSLTFIILTCVLAVIWLVVFGFTAIPVFFFFNTASSCHKINILAETTVFQHGRVCMDPRMYGFLPLSASPGTVCGTTLANICKTQEFYMTYDLYIVAFVGAGITLLALFLYVVATTYNYAVLRFLGRKGIRC
- the LOC135732193 gene encoding uncharacterized protein, with product MASEVDRKEVLKRAKVRNQVKQDCSWIQGAQVDKDTQVDGHQTRKPALVLRKVAITPPTIPSIQSPTYTYLKSSPQHKGFVKSAMKKFETLNPAENTSVRSYHGKSQHPKDSVYDTKVTPAEKSGFTPVNKAVETPKVTLVEETLKTSKVTPVEKPLETPKVTSVEKAVETPKVTPVEKPVETPKVTPVEKVVETPNVTPVEKAVETPKVTPVEKVVERPKVTPVEKPVDTHKVTPVEKAVETPKVTHVEKAVETPKVTHVEKPLETPKVTPVEKPAETSKLTPVEETLKTSKVTRVEKPVETPTVTPVEKPLETPKVTPVEKALETPTVTPVQKPVETVKFTPVQKPVETLKVTPVQKVVEVQVDAPVEKPVETPKVTPVEKPWETPKVTPVEKAVETPKVTPAQKVVEVQVDAPVEKPVETPKVTPVEKPRETLKVTPAQKVVEVQVDAPVEKPVETPKVTPVEKPWETLKVTPVEKVVEVQVDAPVEKPVKTPKITPVEKPVEAPKITRVVKAVETPRVTPVEKAVETPRVTPVEKAVETPRVTPVEKAVETPKVTPVEKAVETPKVTHEEKALETPKVTPAEKPVETPKVTPAEKPVETPTVTPIEKPVETPKVTPVEKAVETPKVTPVEKAVETPKVTPAEKPVETPTVTPIEKPVETPKVTPVEKAVETPKVTPVEKAVETPKVTPEKKAVETPKVTPAEKPVETPKVTLVEKAVETLKVTPVEKPLETPKITPVEKPVETPKITPVEKPLETSKVTPVEKPLETSKVTPVEKPVETPKFTPVEKPVETPKFTPVEKPLETPKVTPVEKPLETPNVTPEEKPLETTKVTPVERPLETPKVTPAEKSVETPTVTPVEKPVETSKVTPVEKPLETPKVTPVEKAVETPKVTPAEKPLETPKVIPAEKSVETPTVTPVQKPVETVKFTPVQKPVETPKVTPVEKVVEVQVDAPVEKPVETPKVTPVEKPWETLKVTPVEKPLETPKVTLVEKAVETLKVTPVEKPLETPKVTPAEKPLETPKITPVEKPVETPKITPVEKPLETPKVTPVEKAVETPKVTPLEKPVETPKVTPVEKSVETPKVSLLEKAVETPKVTPAEKPLETPKVTPVEKPLETPKVTPAEKPLETPKITPVEKPVETPKITPVEKPLETPKVTPVEKAVETPKVTPLEKPVETPKVTPVEKSVETPKVSLLEKAVETPKVTPVEKAVETPKITPVEKPLETPKVTPVEKAVETPKVTPVEKPVETPKVTPVEKPLETPKVTPAEKPLETPKITPVEKPVETSKVTPVEKPLETPKVTPVEKPLETPKVTPAEKPLETPKVTPVEKPLETPKVTPAEKPLETPKITPVEKPVETPKITPVEKPLETPKVTPVEKAVETPKVTPLEKPVETPKVTPVEKSVETPKVSLLEKAVETPKVTPVEKAVETPKITPVEKPLETPKVTPVEKAVETPKVTPVEKPVETPKVTPVEKPLETPKVTPAEKPLETPKITPVEKPVETSKVTPVEKPLETPKVTPAEKPVETSKVTPAEKPLETPKVTPAEKPLETSKVTPVEKPLETPKVTPVEKPLETSKVTPAEKPLETSKVTPEEKTMCTVCKHPITENEKILVDDPPMCCHTPCFKCRGCKKLLGDLLSPLFYHNGNVLCERCFDEVHFTDKLVTWEPNYYTSTLQPSTS